From Xanthomonas sp. 10-10:
GTTCCAGGCCGTGAGCATGGGCATGCGCCCGTTCGCCAAGGCCGCGTCCGAAGGCAAGCTGCACGGCACCGCCGAAGAGCCAGGCCAGGCGGTGCAGGAGCTCAAGCTCAACGACCGCTGGGGCGCCACCATCACCTACGGCGTGCCGCAGTTCTGGTTCAAGGGCGAGCCGTCGGGCAACCCCGAGCCGATCGGCGCCGCCCTGATCGCCGAGCTGGGCCCGGATGAATTTCTGGTCACCGGCTACCACGTGCGCGTGACCTTGCACCCGGCCAGCGACGCGACGGCGAACATGTTCTACGACCGCGTCGAGGAAGGCGTGTACGACGACGCCCAGTGGAAGTTCCAGCGCAACTGGAACGGCGACCAGACCGATTACGGCGTCAATTTTTCCAGCGTGCCGCAGCTGCTCAAGATCAAGCTCGCCACCTACAAATAATCAGCAACCCATGCGTTGCCGCCCCCGCGGCAGCGTTTCGCAATTCAAAGGGAGTGACCATGCAAACCACCATCCGTTCCGCCGGCGCCGTGCCTGCAAACCGACGTACACCGCTTGCCCATTGCCTGGCGTTGTCGCTGGCCCTGCTGGCCAATGCCGCGCATGCGCAGGAAGTGCGCAAGGCCGCCGATGGCGTCACCGTGGTGCCGAGCGCCAAGGGCGCCGCCCCGGTGCGCCTGCAGGTGGTCGATGCCGGCATCATCCGCGTCAGCGCCGACCCGGACGGCGACTTCGCACGCAGCCCCAGCCTGATGCGCGTGCCGGTGCAGGGCGATAGCGCCTTCCAGCTGGCCGAACAGGGCGACAGCGTGCAGCTGAAGACCGGCAAGGTCACCGCCACCGTGTCCACCGTCGATGGCCATGTCAGCTTCGCCGATGCCAATGGCAAGCCGGTGCTGTCGGAAGTGGCCGGCGGGCGCAGCTTTGCGCCGCTGAAGGTGGAAGGCAAGCAGTACCTGAGCGTGCGTCAGCGCTTCCAGTCGCCCGATGACGAAGCCCTGTACGGCTTCGGCCAGCACCAGCAGGGCTGGATGAACCAGAAGGGCCGCAACGTCGAGCTGCAGCAGAACAACATCGACATGGCGGTGCCCTACCTGGTGTCCAGCCGCAACTACGGCCTGCTATGGGACAACAACTCCATCAGCCGCCTGGGCGACCCGCGTGGCCTGCAGCCGCTGCCCAAGACGCTGAAGTTGTACGACGCCAAGGGCAAGGCCGGTGCGCTGACCGCGCGTTATGCGATCAACGGCAAGCAGATCGTCGAGCGTCGCGAGAGCGAGGTGAACTACCAGTACCTGAGCGACCTGACCAAGTATCCGAAGAAGGCGATCACCAAGGACAAGGACAGCCGCATGCAGGTCACCTGGGAGGGCGAGATCGAAGCGCTCACCGGTGGCGAGCACACCTTCTCGCTGTACTCGAGCGAGTACGCCAAGCTGTACGTGGACGGCAAGCTGATCATCGATCGCTGGCGCCAGAACTGGAACCCGTGGAATCACGAGTTCAAGCTTGAGCTGGAGCCGGGCACGCGCCACACCGTCAAGGTCGAGTGGGACCTGATCGACCCCAGCTACATCGCGCTGCTGCACCGCGACCCGCTGCCTGCCGCTGAAGCCAAGGACCTGTCGCTGTGGTCCGAAGCCGGCCAGATGATCGACTACTACTTCGTCTCGGCCGATTCCTACGACCAGGCGGTGGCCGGCTATCGCGAACTCACTGGCAAGTCGGTGATGCTGCCCAAGTGGGCGTATGGCTTCTGGCAGAGCCGCGAGCGTTACAAGAGCCAGGACGAGTTGGTCGGCGCGGTGGCCGAATACCGCAAGCGCAAGCTGTCGCTGGACAACATCGTGCTCGACTGGTCGTACTGGCCCGAGAACGCCTGGGGCTCGCACGATTTCGACCCGCAGCACTTCCCCGATCCGGACGGCATGGTCAAGGCCGTGCACGACATGCATGCGCAGATCATGATTTCGATCTGGCCCAAGTTCTATCCCACCACCGCCAACTACAAGGAACTTGATGCCGCCGGTTTCATGTACAAGCGCAACGTGGAAGTGGGTGAGCTGGACTGGATCGGCAAGGGCTACAAGAACTCGTTCTACGATCCGTATTCGGAAAAGGCGCAGGCAATCTACTGGCGCCAGGTCAACGAGAAGCTCAACAGCAAGGGCTTCGATGCCTGGTGGATGGACGCCGACGAACCGGACGTGCATTCCAACCTGGACATCGGCGAGCGCAAGGCGCGCACCACGCCCAACGCGCTGGGCTCGTCCACCGAATACTTCAACTCCTATCCGCTGCCGCACACCCATGGCGTGTACGTGGGCGACCGTGCGGCCGACGACAAGCGCGTGTTCATCCTCTCGCGCAAGGGCTATGCAGGCACCCAGCGCAATGCGGTGGCGGTGTGGAGCGGTGACATCGTCTCGCGCTGGGACGATATGCGCGACCAGATCTCCGGTGGCGTCAACATGGCGCTGTCGGGCCTGCCCAACTGGACCTTCGACATCGGCGGCTTTGCGGTCGAGAAGCGCTACGAGAACCAGGACCCGGCGCATCTGCCGGAATGGCGCGAACTCAACACGCGCTGGTTCCAGTTCGGCGCCTTCGTGCCGATCTTCCGCTCGCACGGCCAGTTCCCGTACCGCGAAATCTGGAACATCGCTCCGGAAGGCACGCCGTTCTACGAGAGCATGGCGTACTACAACCGCCTGCGTTACGCATTGCTGCCGTACATCTACAGCCTGGCCGGCGATACCTACCAGCGCGATGGCGTGATCATGCGCGGCATGATGATGGACTTCCCGAACGACCCCAAGGTTCGCGACATCAACGACCAGTACCTGTTCGGGCCGGCGTTCCTGGTCGCACCGGTGACCCGCTTCGGTGCCACCTCGCGTCAGGTCTATCTGCCGGCCGGCAGCAGCTGGCTGGATTTCGCCACCGGCAAGCGCTACGAAGGTGGCCAGAGCATCGAAGCGGCCGCGCCGATCGAGCGCATGCCGTTGTTCGTGCGTGCAGGCTCCATCGTGCCCACCGGCCCGGTGCAGGAATACGTGGACCAGAAGCCGGATGCGCCGCTGACGGTGGTGGTCTACACCGGTGCCGACGGCGAGTTCTCGCTGTACGAGGACGACGGCAAGGGCTATGGCTACGAAAAGGGCGAGTTCAGCCGCATTCCGTTGGTCTGGAACCAGGCCAAGGGCGAGCTGAGCATCGGCAAGCGCGAGGGCAGCTGGACCGGCATGCAGGCCAAGCGCACCATCAATGTGCGCTTCGTCGATGGCCCGCGCGACGACGCCGGTGCGCTCGAGCCCAAGACCGACACCAGCATCCAGTACGACGGAAAGGCGGTCAGCGTGTTGCAGCGCAAGATTGCGTCCGGCAAAGCGCGTCGTCGATGATCGCAGGCTGTCTTCAGTCGATGAGCGAGCAGATGCCGGAACGCCGCAAGGCAGTCGCGGGCGGTTCCGGTGAGGCAGCACGGCGGTGGCCGTGCTGACCCGGCGCGAGCTGTGCAAGGCAACCGGGGCAGCGCTTGCGGTCCTGGGCGCCGCACCGGTTGCCGCGCAGGCTGCAGCGTCGTCGAAACACGCCGCGTTGCCGGCCGCCGCGCCCGCCGATGCATTGCAGCTGTGGTACCGAGAACCGGCCAACGAATGGGTGGAGGCTTTGCCGGTCGGCAATGGACGACTCGGCGCGATGGTGTGGGGCGGCATTGCCCACGAGCGCCTGCAACTCAACGAAGACACGCTCTACGCGGGCGGCCCCTACGATTCCACCAGCCCGGAGGGATTGGCCGCGTTGCCGCAGGTGCGTGCGTTGATCTTTGCCGGCCGCTATGCCGAGGCCGAACAGCTGGCCGACGCCAAGCTGCTCTCGCGTCCGCTCAAGCAGATGCCGTACCAACCGCTCGGCGATCTGTTGCTGGATTTCGATCGTGCCGACGGCATCAGCGAGTACCGGCGCCAGCTGGATCTGGATACCGCGCTGGCCACCACCAGCTTCCGCTCCGGCGGCGCGCTGCATCGGCGCGAGGTGTTCGTTTCTGCGCAGTCGCAATGCATCGTGGTGCGTCTGTCGTGCGACCGCCCGCGCGCGATTTCCTTGCGTGTAGGCATCGACAGCCCGCAACGCGGCGAGGTCACGGCAGAGCAGGGCAGTTTGCTGTTCAGCGGCCGCAACGGCAGCTTTGCCGGCATCGACGGCAAGTTGCGCTTTGCGCTGCGCGTGTTGCCGCAGGTCAAAGGCGGCACGGTGACCGCATTGCGCGATCGCTTGCGTATCGAGGGCGCCGATGAAGTGGTGTTGCTGCTCACCGCAGCCACCAGCTACCAGCGTTACGACATGGTCGATGGCGACCCGCTTGCGCTCACCGCAGCCAGCATGCAGAAGGCGGGCAAGCTGGACTACGCGGCATTGCTGCGTGCGCACCTGGCCGATCACCAGCGCCTGTTCCGGCGCGTGGCGATCGACCTGGGTACCAGCGAAGCGGCAGCGCTGCCCACCGATCAACGTGTGCAGCAGTTTGCCGGCGGCGACGACCCGGCATTGGCTGCGCTCTATCATCAATACGGTCGCTATCTGTTGATCTGCAGCTCGCGGCCCGGCACCCAGCCGGCCAACCTGCAGGGCATCTGGAACGACCTGATGCAGCCGCCGTGGGAAAGCAAGTACACCATCAACGTCAACACCGAGATGAACTACTGGCCCAGCGAGGCCAACGCACTGCACGAGTGCGTGGAACCGCTGGAATCCATGCTGTTCGACCTGGCCAGGACCGGCGCGCATACCGCACGTGCGCTCTATGGTGCGCCGGGCTGGGTGGTGCACAACAACACCGATCTATGGCGCCAGGCCGGGCCGATCGATGGCGCCAAGTGGAGCCTGTGGCCGATGGGCGGGGTGTGGCTGCTGCAACAGCTCTGGGACCGCTGGGACTACGGGCGCGACCGTGCGTACCTGAGCAAGATCTACCCGTTGTTCAAGGGCGCGGCTGAGTTCTTCGTCGCCACGCTGGTGCGCGACCCGCAGACCGGTGCGATGGTGACCAACCCGTCGATGTCGCCGGAAAACCAGCATCCGTTCGGTGCCGCCCTCTGCGCCGGCCCGACCATGGATGCGCAGCTGTTGCGCGATCTGTTCGCGCAGTGCATCGCGATGAGCAAGCTGCTGAAGGTGGATGCGGAGTTCGCGCAACAATTGAGCACGCTGCGCGAGCAATTGCCGCCCAACCGCATCGGCAAGGCCGGGCAGTTGCAGGAATGGCAGCAGGACTGGGACATGCAAGCGCCGGAGATCCATCACCGGCACGTCTCGCACCTGTACGCGCTGCATCCGTCCAGCCAGATCAATCTGCGCGACACGCCGGAGCTTGCCGCCGCCGCAAAGCGCACGCTGGAAACGCGCGGCGACAACACCACCGGCTGGGGCATCGGCTGGCGCCTGAATCTTTGGGCACGGCTGGCCGATGGCGAGCATGCGTATCGCATCCTGCAACTGCTGATCTCGCCCGAGCGCACCTACCCGAACCTGTTCGACGCACATCCGCCGTTCCAGATCGACGGCAACTTCGGCGGTACCGCCGGCATTACCGAAATGCTGTTGCAAAGCTGGGGCGGCAGTGTGTTCCTGCTGCCGGCCCTGCCCAGCGCCTGGCCGCGCGGCAGCGTGCGTGGCTTGCGTGTGCGCGGCGGTGCCAGCGTGGATCTGGACTGGGATGCCGGTCGCTTGCAGCAGGCACGCCTGCACAGCGATCGTGGCGGGCGCTATCAACTGTCCTATGCAGGGCAGACCCTGGCCCTGGAACTGGGCGCCGGCCGCACCCAGCAGGTGGGACTCAACAACAACCGATTGGTGAAGCAATGAGCTTGTACGTAGGACTGGACGTGGGCACGCAGAGCGTCAAGCTGGTGGCCTACGACGCGCAGGAGCGCGCGGTGGTCGCCACCATCGCCGCGCCGATGGAGCTGATCAGCCGCGACGATGGCACCCGCGAGCAACATGCGCAGTGGTGGATCGACGGCATCGTGCACTGCTTCGCGCAGCTCGACGGTGAGCAGCGTGCGCGCGTGCGCGGCATCTCGGTGTCGGGCCAGCAGCACGGCTTCGTACCGGTGGCTGCCGATGGCAGCGTCACCGCACCGGTCAAGCTATGGTGCGACACCAGCACCGCACTGGAATGCGACGAAATCATGGACGCGGTGGGCGGCGCGGCAGGCAGCGTGGCCGCCGCCGGCAACCCGATCATGGCCGGCTACACCGCCTCCAAGTTGCCGTGGACGCGCAAGCACCGGCCCGAGGCGTATGCGGCGATGACCACGGTGATGCTGCCGCACGACTACATCAACTTCTGGCTCACCGGCGAGCGCTTCGCCGAGGTGGGCGATGCCTCGGGCACTGGCTGGCTGGATGTACGCACGCGGCAATGGTCAGAGCGCATGTTGAGCGCAGTGGATGCGCAGCGCGATCTGCGCACTGCATTGCCGCCGCTGGTGGAGACCGGCGCGGTCTACGCCCTGTCCGATGCCGCTGCAGATGCGCTGAATCTGCCGGCCGGCGTGCGTGTCACCACCGGCGGCGGCGACAACATGATGGCCGCCATCGGCACCGGAAACGTGGTGCCTGGGCGCCTGACCATGAGCCTGGGCACCTCGGGCACCTTGTTCGCCTACGCCGATCACCCGGTGGTGGACGACGACGCACGCTGGGCCGCATTTTGCTCGTCCAGCGGCGGCTGGCTGCCGCTGATCTGCACCATGAACTGCACCGTCGCCACCGAGGCGGTGATGCGCATGTTCTCGATCACCCGCGAACAGACCGACGCCTTGATCGCCAGCACCACGCCGGGCGCAGATGGCCTGGTGCTGCTGCCGTTCTTCAACGGCGAGCGCACGCCCAATTTGCCGGACGCACGCGGCTGCCTGTTCGGCATGGACCTGCACAACACCACCGCCGCGCATTTCTATCGCGCCGCGATGGAAGGGGCGACCTACAGCCTGCGCAACGGCTTCGATGCCTTCGTCGCTGCCGGCCTGCAGTTCGATACCATCCTGCTCACCGGCGGCGGCAGCAAGAGCGCGCAGTGGCGGCAGATGGTGGCCGATATCTTCAACCTGCAGGTCGTGGTGCCGAGCCAGCCGGAAGGCGCTGCCTTCGGTGCCGCGCTGCAGGCCTTGTGGGCCTGCGATCGCGACGATGGTGGCGATGCCGCGTTGTCGGAGGTGGTGCTGGAGCATCTGCAGATCGATGAAGAGCTGTCGGCGCATCCCGATCCGCAGCGCGTGGCCCAATATCAGCAGCACTACCAAGCCTTCCTCAAGCACCTGCATGTCGTCAGCCCGCTCTACGCTGACTGATTCACCACTCCCCCAGAACCAAGGACATCACACCCCATGAGCAACACCGTTTACATCGGCGCGAAGGAATACTTCCCCGGCATCGGCAAGATCGGCTTCGAAGGCCGCGATTCCGACAACCCGCTCGCGTTCAAGGTCTACGACGCCAACAAGCAGGTCGGCGACAAGACCATGGCCGAGCACCTGCGCTTTGCCGTGGCCTACTGGCACAGCTTCTGCGGCAACGGCGCCGATCCGTTCGGCCCGGGCACGCGCGCGTATCCGTGGGATGTGGGCAACACCGCGTTGAATCGTGCCGAAGCCAAGGCCGATGCCGCATTCGAATTCTTCACCAAGCTCGGCGTGCCGTACTACTGCTTCCACGACGTGGACCTGTCGCCGGATGCCGACGACATCGGCGAGTACGAAAAGAATCTCAAGCACATGGTCGGCATCGCCAAGCAGCGTCAGGCCGACACCGGCATCAAGCTGCTGTGGGGCACCGCCAACCTGTTCTCGCACCCGCGCTACATGAACGGCGCATCCACCAACCCGGACTTCAACGTGGTGGCGCGTGCGGCCGTGCAGGTCAAGGCCGCGATCGATGCCACCGTGGAATTGGGCGGCGAGAACTACGTGTTCTGGGGCGGCCGCGAAGGCTACGCCTGCCTGCACAACACCCAGATGAAGCGCGAGCAGGACAACATGGCGCGCTTCTTGACCCTGGCACGCGACTACGGCCGCGCCATCGGCTTCACCGGCAATTTCCTGATCGAGCCCAAGCCGATGGAGCCGATGAAGCACCAGTACGACTTCGACAGCGCCACGGTGATCGGCTTCCTGCGCCAGCACGGTCTGGACCAGGACTTCAAGCTCAACATCGAAGCCAACCACGCCACGCTCTCGGGCCACAGCTTCGAGCACGACCTGCAGGTGGCAGCCGATGCCGGCCTACTGGGCAGCATCGACGCCAACCGCGGCAATCCGCAGAACGGCTGGGACACCGACCAGTTCCCGACCGACCTGTACGACACCGTCGGCGCGATGCTGGTGGTGCTGCGGCAGGGCGGGCTGGCACCGGGCGGCTTGAACTTCGATGCCAAGGTGCGCCGCGAGTCGTCCGACCCGCAGGATCTGTTCCTGGCGCATATCGGCGGCATGGACGCGTTCGCACGCGGCCTGGAAGTGGCCAACGCGCTGCTGACGTCGTCGCCGCTGGAGCAGTGGCGCGCCGAGCGTTACGCCAGCTTCGACAGCGGTGCCGGTGCTGATTTTGCCAACGGCAGCAGCACGCTGGCGGACCTGGCCAGCTACGCGGCCGGCAACGCGCCCAAGCAGGTCAGCGGGCGCCAGGAAGCGTATGAGAACTTGATCAACCAGTATCTGACGCGTTGATGTCCCGTGGCCGGCGGCGCAGTGCGCGTCGCCGGCCGATGGCGGTCGCCCCGTGGCCGCGCCCTTGCATGTTTCCAGGTGAACCCATGTCCAGTGTCTCCATTGACGGCGCCCCCGATGCCGGCGAGAACACCCGTTTCATCATCCTGATCAGCTGTGTGGCCACGATTGGCGGCTTTCTGTTCGGCTTCGACAGTGGCGTGATCAACGGCACCGTCGACGGGCTCAAGCAGACCTTCAATTCCAGCGCCGCCGAGACCGGGTTCGAAGTCGCCTCGATGCTGCTGGGGTGCGCCATTGGCGCCTTCTTTGCCGGCCGCCTGGCCGACCGCTGGGGCCGCCGCGCGGTCCTGATCATTTCTGCGGCGCTGTTTCTGCTCTCGGCCATTGGCGCCGGTGCCTCGCACAGCTCCGGCTTCTTCATCTTCGCCCGCGTGATGGGCGGCTTTGCGGTGGGCGCGGCCAGCGTCATCTCGCCGGCCTACATCGCCGAGGTCGCCTCCGCGCGCTATCGCGGCCGGCTCGCCACGATGCAGCAGATCGCCATCATCAGCGGGCTGTTCTGCGCGTTTCTGAGCAACTACCTGCTGGCCAACGCCGCCGGTGCCTCCACCGAACCGTTATGGGCCGGGCAGGCCGCCTGGCGCTGGATGTTCTGGATGCAGGCGATTCCCTCCTTGCTGTTCCTGTTGCTGCTGCTGGTCATTCCGGAAAGCCCGCGCTACCTGGTGGTCAAGGGCCGCCGCGAGCAGGCGCTGGTGGTGTTGAAGCGCCTGTACGGCAACGCCGCCGCGCAGACCAAGCTGGGCGAAATCTCCGCCTCGATGTCGGCCGACCAGCACAAGCCCAAGTTCTCCGATCTGATCAGCAAGACCACCGGCAAGGTGCGCCCGATCGTCTGGATCGGCGTGGGCCTGGCGGTGTTCCAGCAGCTGGTCGGCATCAACGTGGTGTTCTACTACGGCGCCGTACTGTGGCAGGCGGTGGGCTTCTCCGAACAGGACGCGCTGCTGATCAACGTGCTCTCTGGCGGCCTGAGCATCGGCGCCTGCCTGGTCACAGTGATGCTGGTCGACAAGATCGGCCGCAAGCCACTGCTGTGGATCGGCTCGGCCGGCATGGCGGTGTCGCTGGCCCTGGTGACCTATGCCTTCGCCACCGCCTCGCTGGACCCCAACGGCAAGCTCGCCATGTCCGATGCCATGGGCATGCTGGCGCTGGTGGCCGCCAACGTCTACGTGGTGTTCTTCAACGCCTCATGGGGCCCGGTGATGTGGGTGATGCTGGGCGAGATGTTCCCCAACCAGATCCGCGGCTCGGGCCTGGCCATTGCCGGTGCCGCGCAATGGACGTCCAACTTCGCCATCACCGTCAGCTTCCCGATCCTGCTCGGCAGCATCGGCCTGGCCGGCGCCTACGGCATCTACACCGTCGCCGCCTTCATCTCGGTGTTCTTCGTGCTCAAGTACGTCTACGAGACCAAGGGCAAGGAGCTGGAGCAGATGGAGGGCTGATTCTGTCTGTTGTGCCGATATCGGCATGGAAAACGAAGAAGGCCGCGCAACGCGCGGCCTTCTTGTAGAAGCGTGTTCATCCGCCCGGCATGGTCACATCGCCGCTGGGGAGTGCATCATCCTTGTTGCAAGGCGCTTGTTGCCTGGGAGCAGCACGGATCCGCTGTCGATGTCACTCTCGCGATCTGTGCGCTTCGGCTATACGCGATGTGCTAATTGGCTTCACACTAGGCAAAATTCGTCGAAGAACCAGGGAGTGGTTGCATGGCAGTTGTTAGAGAGCTGGCGGAAGGGCTTCTCCTCAGTCTGGGCTATTGCGTCGTCTATCTACTTGTCTGGCATTTGTCTGTCGACCAGTGGTATCTGCCCGCTGGTTTGAGGGCGGCGTCTCTTCTATTCATGCCGTATCGTCGCTGGCCGTTCCTGCTAGCGGGAGATGCTGCCGCGATGCTTTGGTTGCGCATCCCCATGCTGGAGACAAGGGATTACGCGCCGATGTGGGCGTACATGAGCCCGTTCCTGCTTGCACCAGCAGTTGCGCTTGCAGTGTCTGCGATCCGTCGGCACACGCTGAACGTGATGACCCGCAACGCAATTCTTCCGTTGATGGCGCTCCTGGCGTTATGGAGCACGCTTTGCGGCATGGCGCTGAATGCCACGCTTGGCGGTCCCGTCGCCAGTTCTCCCATGGAGATTTTGTTGCGCACATGGCTGGGGTCCTATCTCGGCATCTTGATGTTTCTGTTGCCTGGTCTGCTATGGCATCGGCGTAAAGAAAGCGATCCGCGCAGCAACCTGGTGCGCGACAGTACCCTCGCGGGATTGGCGATGGCAGTTTTGTTCTGCACTGCCAATGTCGTTCCGGAGCCGCTGCTACGACAGGTCTTGATGGTGTCGCTGGTTGGGCCGGCGATCATTCTGACGCTCCGCTACGGTTGGCGCGGCGCAGCGGTTGGTGCATTGCTGGCAAATCTTATTGCCGCCTTGTCGCGCTCGAAATATGGGATTGCCGCTTACGACCCGGAACTATTTAGTGTCCAGCTGCTGATCGCTGTCATTGCGACGGGTCTATTTGTCCTCGGTTCGCAGTTGGCTTCTGTATACGCACAGGCTGGCAACCACGGCCAAGTACAGTTGGAAGCATTGCAATTCGCTCAGGCCGGTTATCTCGCGGCTGAGCGCACTCTGCGCAACCGCGTTGTGGACTACTCTGATATCAATGTTCACATCAACCGACTGCGCAAGGAGTGTGTCGCTCAGCTACGCGAACGTGG
This genomic window contains:
- a CDS encoding glycoside hydrolase family 95 protein codes for the protein MLTRRELCKATGAALAVLGAAPVAAQAAASSKHAALPAAAPADALQLWYREPANEWVEALPVGNGRLGAMVWGGIAHERLQLNEDTLYAGGPYDSTSPEGLAALPQVRALIFAGRYAEAEQLADAKLLSRPLKQMPYQPLGDLLLDFDRADGISEYRRQLDLDTALATTSFRSGGALHRREVFVSAQSQCIVVRLSCDRPRAISLRVGIDSPQRGEVTAEQGSLLFSGRNGSFAGIDGKLRFALRVLPQVKGGTVTALRDRLRIEGADEVVLLLTAATSYQRYDMVDGDPLALTAASMQKAGKLDYAALLRAHLADHQRLFRRVAIDLGTSEAAALPTDQRVQQFAGGDDPALAALYHQYGRYLLICSSRPGTQPANLQGIWNDLMQPPWESKYTINVNTEMNYWPSEANALHECVEPLESMLFDLARTGAHTARALYGAPGWVVHNNTDLWRQAGPIDGAKWSLWPMGGVWLLQQLWDRWDYGRDRAYLSKIYPLFKGAAEFFVATLVRDPQTGAMVTNPSMSPENQHPFGAALCAGPTMDAQLLRDLFAQCIAMSKLLKVDAEFAQQLSTLREQLPPNRIGKAGQLQEWQQDWDMQAPEIHHRHVSHLYALHPSSQINLRDTPELAAAAKRTLETRGDNTTGWGIGWRLNLWARLADGEHAYRILQLLISPERTYPNLFDAHPPFQIDGNFGGTAGITEMLLQSWGGSVFLLPALPSAWPRGSVRGLRVRGGASVDLDWDAGRLQQARLHSDRGGRYQLSYAGQTLALELGAGRTQQVGLNNNRLVKQ
- the xylB gene encoding xylulokinase; translation: MSLYVGLDVGTQSVKLVAYDAQERAVVATIAAPMELISRDDGTREQHAQWWIDGIVHCFAQLDGEQRARVRGISVSGQQHGFVPVAADGSVTAPVKLWCDTSTALECDEIMDAVGGAAGSVAAAGNPIMAGYTASKLPWTRKHRPEAYAAMTTVMLPHDYINFWLTGERFAEVGDASGTGWLDVRTRQWSERMLSAVDAQRDLRTALPPLVETGAVYALSDAAADALNLPAGVRVTTGGGDNMMAAIGTGNVVPGRLTMSLGTSGTLFAYADHPVVDDDARWAAFCSSSGGWLPLICTMNCTVATEAVMRMFSITREQTDALIASTTPGADGLVLLPFFNGERTPNLPDARGCLFGMDLHNTTAAHFYRAAMEGATYSLRNGFDAFVAAGLQFDTILLTGGGSKSAQWRQMVADIFNLQVVVPSQPEGAAFGAALQALWACDRDDGGDAALSEVVLEHLQIDEELSAHPDPQRVAQYQQHYQAFLKHLHVVSPLYAD
- a CDS encoding TIM-barrel domain-containing protein — translated: MQTTIRSAGAVPANRRTPLAHCLALSLALLANAAHAQEVRKAADGVTVVPSAKGAAPVRLQVVDAGIIRVSADPDGDFARSPSLMRVPVQGDSAFQLAEQGDSVQLKTGKVTATVSTVDGHVSFADANGKPVLSEVAGGRSFAPLKVEGKQYLSVRQRFQSPDDEALYGFGQHQQGWMNQKGRNVELQQNNIDMAVPYLVSSRNYGLLWDNNSISRLGDPRGLQPLPKTLKLYDAKGKAGALTARYAINGKQIVERRESEVNYQYLSDLTKYPKKAITKDKDSRMQVTWEGEIEALTGGEHTFSLYSSEYAKLYVDGKLIIDRWRQNWNPWNHEFKLELEPGTRHTVKVEWDLIDPSYIALLHRDPLPAAEAKDLSLWSEAGQMIDYYFVSADSYDQAVAGYRELTGKSVMLPKWAYGFWQSRERYKSQDELVGAVAEYRKRKLSLDNIVLDWSYWPENAWGSHDFDPQHFPDPDGMVKAVHDMHAQIMISIWPKFYPTTANYKELDAAGFMYKRNVEVGELDWIGKGYKNSFYDPYSEKAQAIYWRQVNEKLNSKGFDAWWMDADEPDVHSNLDIGERKARTTPNALGSSTEYFNSYPLPHTHGVYVGDRAADDKRVFILSRKGYAGTQRNAVAVWSGDIVSRWDDMRDQISGGVNMALSGLPNWTFDIGGFAVEKRYENQDPAHLPEWRELNTRWFQFGAFVPIFRSHGQFPYREIWNIAPEGTPFYESMAYYNRLRYALLPYIYSLAGDTYQRDGVIMRGMMMDFPNDPKVRDINDQYLFGPAFLVAPVTRFGATSRQVYLPAGSSWLDFATGKRYEGGQSIEAAAPIERMPLFVRAGSIVPTGPVQEYVDQKPDAPLTVVVYTGADGEFSLYEDDGKGYGYEKGEFSRIPLVWNQAKGELSIGKREGSWTGMQAKRTINVRFVDGPRDDAGALEPKTDTSIQYDGKAVSVLQRKIASGKARRR
- a CDS encoding MASE1 domain-containing protein, whose amino-acid sequence is MAVVRELAEGLLLSLGYCVVYLLVWHLSVDQWYLPAGLRAASLLFMPYRRWPFLLAGDAAAMLWLRIPMLETRDYAPMWAYMSPFLLAPAVALAVSAIRRHTLNVMTRNAILPLMALLALWSTLCGMALNATLGGPVASSPMEILLRTWLGSYLGILMFLLPGLLWHRRKESDPRSNLVRDSTLAGLAMAVLFCTANVVPEPLLRQVLMVSLVGPAIILTLRYGWRGAAVGALLANLIAALSRSKYGIAAYDPELFSVQLLIAVIATGLFVLGSQLASVYAQAGNHGQVQLEALQFAQAGYLAAERTLRNRVVDYSDINVHINRLRKECVAQLRERGHHAAAMELTRAGVIESQLLHEYVAGLYPLEIETHGVYQALRSPALARFYGTEIHHALRGNCSNLSLGLQLAAYRCVLNALEMLPQAKRHLIQARAWKGRNAQGVVIRIFADSSLLDVVHRDAPEASNELRTRLKAHGGTFRRRHALVLSFLVAEQASVTSSV
- a CDS encoding sugar porter family MFS transporter, with the protein product MSSVSIDGAPDAGENTRFIILISCVATIGGFLFGFDSGVINGTVDGLKQTFNSSAAETGFEVASMLLGCAIGAFFAGRLADRWGRRAVLIISAALFLLSAIGAGASHSSGFFIFARVMGGFAVGAASVISPAYIAEVASARYRGRLATMQQIAIISGLFCAFLSNYLLANAAGASTEPLWAGQAAWRWMFWMQAIPSLLFLLLLLVIPESPRYLVVKGRREQALVVLKRLYGNAAAQTKLGEISASMSADQHKPKFSDLISKTTGKVRPIVWIGVGLAVFQQLVGINVVFYYGAVLWQAVGFSEQDALLINVLSGGLSIGACLVTVMLVDKIGRKPLLWIGSAGMAVSLALVTYAFATASLDPNGKLAMSDAMGMLALVAANVYVVFFNASWGPVMWVMLGEMFPNQIRGSGLAIAGAAQWTSNFAITVSFPILLGSIGLAGAYGIYTVAAFISVFFVLKYVYETKGKELEQMEG
- the xylA gene encoding xylose isomerase, whose protein sequence is MSNTVYIGAKEYFPGIGKIGFEGRDSDNPLAFKVYDANKQVGDKTMAEHLRFAVAYWHSFCGNGADPFGPGTRAYPWDVGNTALNRAEAKADAAFEFFTKLGVPYYCFHDVDLSPDADDIGEYEKNLKHMVGIAKQRQADTGIKLLWGTANLFSHPRYMNGASTNPDFNVVARAAVQVKAAIDATVELGGENYVFWGGREGYACLHNTQMKREQDNMARFLTLARDYGRAIGFTGNFLIEPKPMEPMKHQYDFDSATVIGFLRQHGLDQDFKLNIEANHATLSGHSFEHDLQVAADAGLLGSIDANRGNPQNGWDTDQFPTDLYDTVGAMLVVLRQGGLAPGGLNFDAKVRRESSDPQDLFLAHIGGMDAFARGLEVANALLTSSPLEQWRAERYASFDSGAGADFANGSSTLADLASYAAGNAPKQVSGRQEAYENLINQYLTR